One Gelria sp. Kuro-4 DNA segment encodes these proteins:
- a CDS encoding glycosidase, with protein MLSDLGGVHLNIKELRAREDLFQGTLEAALSQVRDVGTVDVVVGVPFYNEKATLPEVLATAARGLRPFLNVKPLFVCAGDPAGAEALAAVQGLELDVPHREFLLPAGVNGRGFSIRAILEVARELAADVILLEADLKERGGWGFKPAWLERLLFPLLHDYDLVVTSFRRHYFEDPTGSFFVAPVLEALFGLRVSDPLSGVYGISRGLVEDYCTNLDWWYGGIGDFGVDPWLLAQAVVWDKKICEVSLGAKLSPPAPSKRAHVFKQVARALFDCIKSHEDYWLKSQLILKRPDVYGLEARDRPLEVTCHLPDLIGSFTTGFDHFSALYARVFPEKEFKGLERLAGSRHEAEFRFSEELWAHVVYYLLQAYAFDQSLKSDDILEALRVLYDGRVAGFIAGMHDFRALVGQVKNLDLEDLTYEQVARLKENQVKEFRRFKGGFVKTWVEKAAEVRPVITPLDYLEFIPGVPLTLPKELKGLGGIPVRTGAVFRRLQERYSAAFHRFVHDALGLGPELSPAEVGAGVEHFMTELEQAVDALFPGDLTTPEGTDAVVREIFSLVPHQSILAVKDEMLHRLLTEFPPPNLLIRLGYASTAELLDHLDVRDAFTLAGISEEREYTDRLLWWLEDNLRPDSLEEVEIKPLIFTQETFPGVGELRDISHLDRLAARVTVSNLPKGLGGAFPKLRYFTHIAKSLVEAEHYSFIWQLYARERKEFGTKLVNSVIKHRGREVFSATNIFQNWHQRDLAARVHLLAENMARAGRPEAARLLKLMTEGYGLSLTLHDGTFIPCSAWTWASYSFRGGKGVPTPLSLHVERDWFHHDLLEEIYKEMGFRPQDIMTEVIERIGEGREASDLLDVLLGARPAEEVVLVQDASAFPPAGELKRASENPLLKPIGGHPWESRYVLNAATVRLEGKIYLLYRAYGEDQVSRIGLAVFDRARLMERLPEPIFSPALPEESRGCEDPRVVEIDGRLYMIYTAYDGVVAQVAGATISVEDFLAHRFDRWKRLGLAFPGLWDKDAILFPEKIGGKWVMYHRVEPSIWVSYSDTLRFPWPKQSHKIIIGPRSGLMWDSLKIGSGSQPIKTKYGWLLIYHGVSNTMVYRLGVILVDLRDPSRLLYRSPNPILSPETELEVGERGRSWVPNVVFTCGAVPGTDKAILEDEDEVLVYYGASDTYMCLASARVAELIPEEIRRRIAARAQGAKVV; from the coding sequence ATGCTGTCCGATTTGGGAGGGGTTCATCTGAACATAAAGGAGCTGCGTGCGCGCGAAGACCTGTTCCAGGGCACGCTGGAGGCCGCCTTGAGCCAGGTGCGGGATGTCGGTACGGTGGACGTGGTGGTGGGCGTGCCCTTTTACAATGAAAAGGCCACCCTGCCTGAGGTGCTGGCCACCGCCGCCCGGGGGCTGCGGCCCTTCCTCAATGTGAAACCGCTCTTTGTCTGCGCCGGGGACCCGGCCGGCGCTGAGGCCTTGGCGGCGGTGCAGGGGCTGGAACTGGATGTGCCGCACCGCGAGTTCCTGCTGCCGGCGGGGGTTAATGGGCGCGGCTTCAGCATCCGGGCCATCCTGGAGGTGGCGCGGGAGTTGGCCGCCGATGTGATCCTTCTGGAGGCGGACCTTAAGGAGCGCGGCGGCTGGGGGTTCAAGCCTGCTTGGCTGGAGCGGCTGCTGTTTCCTTTGCTGCACGATTACGACTTGGTGGTAACCAGCTTCCGCCGCCACTACTTTGAGGACCCGACCGGCAGCTTTTTCGTGGCGCCCGTACTGGAGGCGCTTTTCGGCCTGCGCGTCAGCGACCCGCTGAGCGGGGTGTACGGGATCTCACGCGGCCTGGTGGAGGATTACTGCACAAATCTGGACTGGTGGTACGGGGGCATCGGCGATTTCGGTGTGGACCCCTGGCTCTTGGCGCAGGCGGTGGTGTGGGACAAAAAGATCTGCGAGGTGAGCCTGGGTGCCAAGCTCAGCCCGCCGGCGCCGAGTAAAAGGGCGCACGTTTTTAAACAGGTGGCGCGGGCGCTCTTTGACTGCATCAAGAGTCACGAGGATTACTGGCTTAAGTCCCAGCTTATCCTCAAGCGGCCGGACGTTTACGGCCTGGAGGCGCGGGACCGCCCCCTGGAGGTTACCTGTCACCTGCCGGATCTCATCGGCAGCTTCACCACCGGCTTCGATCACTTCAGCGCGCTCTACGCCCGGGTGTTTCCGGAGAAAGAGTTCAAGGGTCTGGAACGCCTGGCAGGGAGCCGGCACGAGGCGGAGTTTCGCTTCAGTGAGGAGCTGTGGGCTCATGTGGTGTACTACCTCCTGCAGGCCTACGCCTTCGACCAGAGCCTTAAGTCCGACGACATCCTGGAGGCCCTGCGCGTGCTCTACGACGGCCGCGTGGCCGGCTTTATCGCCGGCATGCACGATTTCCGCGCCCTGGTGGGCCAGGTGAAGAACCTGGACCTGGAGGACCTCACCTACGAACAGGTGGCGCGCCTCAAGGAGAACCAGGTGAAGGAGTTTCGCCGTTTCAAGGGGGGCTTTGTCAAGACGTGGGTGGAGAAGGCGGCGGAGGTACGCCCGGTGATCACCCCGCTCGATTACCTGGAGTTTATCCCCGGTGTGCCGCTCACGCTGCCGAAGGAGCTCAAGGGCCTGGGCGGCATTCCGGTGCGGACGGGCGCCGTGTTCCGACGCCTGCAGGAGCGCTACAGCGCCGCCTTCCACCGCTTTGTGCACGATGCCTTGGGCCTTGGGCCGGAGCTTTCGCCGGCGGAGGTGGGGGCCGGGGTGGAGCACTTCATGACTGAACTGGAGCAGGCCGTGGACGCCCTTTTCCCGGGCGACCTGACCACGCCCGAGGGAACGGACGCGGTGGTCAGAGAGATTTTCAGCCTGGTGCCCCACCAGAGCATCCTGGCGGTAAAGGATGAGATGCTGCACCGGCTGCTCACGGAGTTCCCGCCGCCGAACCTGCTCATTCGCCTGGGCTATGCGAGTACGGCCGAGCTGCTGGACCACCTGGACGTACGCGACGCCTTCACCCTGGCAGGGATCAGCGAGGAGCGCGAGTACACCGACCGCCTGCTCTGGTGGCTGGAGGACAACCTGCGCCCGGACAGCCTGGAAGAGGTGGAGATAAAACCGCTCATCTTTACTCAGGAGACCTTCCCCGGCGTCGGGGAGCTGCGCGACATCTCCCACCTGGATCGGCTGGCGGCGCGGGTAACGGTGAGCAACCTGCCCAAGGGCCTGGGCGGGGCCTTTCCCAAGCTGCGCTACTTCACCCACATTGCCAAGAGCCTGGTGGAGGCCGAGCACTACTCCTTTATCTGGCAGCTCTACGCCCGTGAGCGCAAGGAGTTCGGCACCAAGCTGGTAAACTCGGTCATCAAGCACCGCGGCCGCGAGGTTTTCTCGGCCACGAACATCTTCCAGAACTGGCACCAGCGCGACCTCGCCGCCCGCGTGCACCTTCTCGCCGAAAACATGGCCCGCGCCGGCCGCCCGGAGGCCGCGCGGCTCCTCAAGCTCATGACGGAGGGCTACGGCCTCAGCCTGACGCTGCACGACGGCACCTTTATCCCCTGCTCGGCCTGGACCTGGGCCAGCTACAGCTTTCGCGGGGGCAAGGGCGTGCCCACGCCGCTGTCGCTGCACGTAGAGCGCGACTGGTTCCACCACGACCTGCTGGAAGAGATCTACAAGGAGATGGGCTTTCGCCCCCAGGACATCATGACCGAGGTTATCGAGCGCATCGGCGAGGGGCGCGAGGCGAGCGACCTCCTCGACGTGCTCTTGGGAGCGCGCCCGGCGGAAGAGGTGGTCCTGGTACAGGATGCCAGCGCCTTCCCGCCGGCGGGAGAGCTTAAGCGTGCCTCCGAGAACCCGCTCCTTAAGCCCATCGGCGGGCACCCCTGGGAGAGCCGCTACGTGCTCAACGCCGCCACCGTGCGCCTGGAAGGCAAGATTTATCTCCTTTACCGGGCCTACGGTGAGGACCAGGTTTCCCGTATCGGCCTGGCCGTCTTTGACCGCGCGCGGCTCATGGAACGGCTGCCGGAACCGATCTTCAGCCCGGCGCTGCCGGAGGAGAGCCGCGGCTGCGAAGACCCCCGGGTAGTGGAGATCGACGGCCGGCTGTACATGATCTACACCGCCTACGACGGGGTGGTGGCGCAGGTGGCGGGGGCCACCATCAGCGTAGAGGATTTCCTGGCGCACCGCTTCGACCGCTGGAAGCGCCTCGGGCTCGCCTTCCCGGGCCTCTGGGACAAAGACGCGATCCTCTTTCCGGAGAAGATCGGCGGCAAGTGGGTGATGTACCACCGGGTGGAGCCCAGCATCTGGGTGTCGTACTCAGACACCCTGCGTTTTCCCTGGCCCAAGCAGAGCCACAAGATCATCATCGGTCCGCGCTCGGGTCTCATGTGGGATTCGCTCAAGATCGGCTCCGGCTCCCAGCCCATCAAGACGAAGTACGGCTGGCTCCTCATTTACCACGGGGTGAGCAACACCATGGTCTACCGGCTGGGCGTGATCCTGGTGGACCTCAGGGATCCCAGCCGCCTGCTCTACCGCTCCCCTAACCCCATCCTCTCGCCGGAGACGGAATTGGAGGTGGGCGAGCGCGGGCGCTCCTGGGTGCCGAACGTGGTGTTCACCTGCGGGGCCGTACCGGGAACGGACAAAGCGATCCTGGAGGACGAGGACGAGGTGCTGGTGTACTATGGGGCCTCCGATACCTACATGTGCCTGGCCAGCGCCCGGGTGGCGGAGCTGATCCCGGAGGAAATCCGTCGGCGGATTGCAGCACGGGCGCAGGGGGCCAAAGTGGTTTAA
- a CDS encoding GDP-L-fucose synthase has translation MWKDKRVVVTGGAGFLGSFLVEKLQRRGCCNVFVPRSREYDLREKENIQHLLSDTQPEIIFHLAAVVGGIGANQANPGRFFYDNAIMGIQLIEQARLFGVRKLVLLGTICAYPKYTPVPFKEDLWNGYPEETNAPYGLAKKMLLVQAQAYRQQYGLNSIYLLPVNLYGPRDNFDLETSHVIPALIRKFVDAEENGQQQVVVWGTGKPTREFLYVEDAAEGILLAAERYDKPEPVNLGSGGEIAIRDLVYLIKDMVGYQGSVIWDTSRPDGQPRRRLDTSRAWQEFGFRAKTSLREGLEKTIAWYMQQRGR, from the coding sequence ATGTGGAAAGATAAAAGGGTAGTAGTCACTGGCGGAGCGGGGTTCCTAGGCTCCTTCCTGGTGGAAAAGTTACAGAGAAGGGGCTGTTGTAATGTTTTTGTTCCACGCAGCCGTGAGTACGATTTGCGAGAAAAGGAAAATATTCAGCATCTCCTAAGTGATACCCAGCCGGAAATAATTTTTCACCTCGCAGCGGTTGTAGGAGGCATTGGAGCCAATCAGGCTAATCCGGGACGCTTCTTTTATGACAACGCCATAATGGGCATTCAGCTCATCGAACAGGCACGACTGTTTGGTGTCCGTAAGCTCGTGTTGTTAGGTACCATATGTGCTTACCCCAAGTACACTCCCGTACCCTTTAAAGAGGATCTTTGGAACGGTTATCCCGAGGAAACAAATGCTCCTTACGGTCTTGCAAAAAAAATGTTATTGGTGCAGGCACAAGCATACCGCCAACAGTATGGTTTAAACAGTATCTATCTATTACCAGTTAATCTCTATGGGCCACGCGATAATTTTGATCTTGAAACCTCTCATGTTATTCCTGCCTTGATCCGAAAATTCGTTGATGCTGAAGAGAACGGCCAGCAGCAAGTAGTGGTGTGGGGCACAGGCAAGCCAACGAGGGAATTCTTATACGTAGAGGATGCGGCAGAGGGGATTTTGTTGGCGGCCGAGCGGTACGATAAGCCGGAGCCGGTGAACCTCGGCTCGGGCGGGGAGATTGCTATCCGTGATTTGGTCTACCTTATCAAAGATATGGTAGGATATCAAGGAAGCGTTATCTGGGATACCTCTCGGCCGGATGGGCAGCCACGTAGACGGCTAGACACCTCGCGTGCATGGCAGGAATTCGGCTTTCGGGCGAAAACTTCGCTGCGTGAAGGACTTGAGAAAACAATCGCTTGGTACATGCAGCAGAGGGGTAGGTAA
- a CDS encoding NAD-dependent epimerase/dehydratase family protein, which yields MRVLVTGGAGFIGSHVVEACLAAGHEVAVVDDLSGGKKENLPAGVPIFQVDVADAAAVEKAFESARPEAVIHEAAQISVSRSVREPGLDARTNVLGLLNVLEAAVRQGVRAFVFASSGGVLYGDVFEPAAEEHPAAPVSPYGIAKLAGEMYLAFFAREHGLRCAALRYGNVYGPRQDPHGEAGVVAIFLERFLAGAAPIINGDGRYIRDYVYVEDVARANLLALEGEWEGFRAYNVGTGRGTDVNELERGLRSALTEILREQGRKPALPAATYGPPRPGDLRSSLLDAGKIARELGWRPQVALEEGLKRTAAWFADRRNRNADGL from the coding sequence GTGCGCGTATTGGTAACCGGCGGTGCCGGGTTCATCGGCTCGCACGTGGTGGAGGCGTGTTTGGCGGCAGGGCATGAGGTGGCGGTGGTGGATGACCTCTCCGGCGGGAAGAAGGAGAACCTGCCGGCGGGGGTGCCGATCTTTCAGGTGGATGTGGCTGACGCCGCCGCGGTGGAGAAGGCCTTTGAGTCGGCGCGACCGGAGGCGGTGATCCATGAGGCGGCGCAGATCTCGGTGAGCCGCTCGGTGCGGGAGCCGGGCCTGGATGCGCGGACGAACGTGCTCGGGCTGTTAAATGTGCTGGAAGCGGCGGTGCGGCAGGGCGTACGCGCTTTTGTTTTTGCTTCGTCCGGCGGGGTGCTCTACGGCGATGTGTTCGAACCGGCGGCGGAGGAGCACCCGGCGGCACCGGTCTCGCCCTACGGCATAGCTAAGCTCGCCGGGGAAATGTACCTCGCCTTTTTTGCCCGCGAGCACGGCCTGCGCTGTGCGGCCCTGCGCTACGGCAACGTCTACGGCCCGCGGCAGGACCCGCACGGCGAGGCCGGGGTGGTGGCCATTTTCCTGGAGAGGTTCTTGGCCGGTGCGGCGCCCATTATTAACGGGGACGGCAGGTACATAAGGGATTATGTCTACGTGGAGGATGTGGCCCGGGCCAACCTGCTGGCCCTGGAGGGTGAGTGGGAGGGCTTCCGCGCTTATAACGTGGGTACGGGCCGGGGTACGGACGTGAATGAGCTGGAGCGGGGCCTGCGCTCTGCCCTGACGGAAATTCTTCGGGAGCAGGGGAGGAAGCCGGCGCTGCCGGCGGCCACCTACGGCCCACCTCGGCCGGGCGACCTGCGCTCCAGCCTCCTCGATGCCGGAAAGATCGCCCGGGAGCTGGGCTGGCGCCCTCAAGTAGCGCTGGAGGAAGGGCTTAAACGCACCGCCGCCTGGTTCGCCGATCGCCGGAACCGCAACGCCGACGGCCTTTGA
- a CDS encoding CRISPR-associated endoribonuclease Cas6: MALKSVRVRSSDQKVLYFKDTVVKGWLGQYVFEGDPAMLQVALDCGIGAKNSQGFGCWSRFSHCRRSSVVSRTGEIDTSTNTGVTAFSQAD; this comes from the coding sequence ATCGCCCTCAAGTCCGTCCGGGTGCGAAGCAGCGATCAAAAGGTGCTTTACTTCAAAGATACCGTGGTCAAAGGCTGGCTGGGACAATATGTATTTGAAGGTGACCCCGCTATGCTGCAGGTGGCACTCGATTGCGGTATTGGCGCCAAGAACAGCCAGGGCTTTGGATGCTGGAGCCGATTTAGCCATTGTCGTCGATCCTCAGTAGTGTCAAGAACCGGGGAGATCGACACCAGCACAAACACCGGAGTCACGGCCTTTTCCCAAGCAGACTGA
- a CDS encoding glycosyltransferase family 4 protein — MHATQQAHGKRLLVINQYFAPDTAASGQVLASLCEGLAHRGFEIIVVCGFPSYTDDAPEAPPVEGRQEITVYRVGTGGVKGRSSIRKRIQGYLGFMLSAWKKIQVLSLREHFDAVVTLTNPPSVGLLGVLAQHKLHCPFVYVVHDLHPDILVKCGRLRSGLVVRLWDRMNSLIFTNATAIVVLGDRMREYLQVEKCVSNEKIRVIHNWSTQDISPRPRLNSFRTIHGLGDRFVVLYTGNMGISHNLEYLLEAAAKTQGDTQFLFVGSGEKKASLQATAKKLGLSNVIFLPYQPENVLNDMLAAADICVVALEPELTGLAVPSKTYPILAAGKPILAIGSSNNEVAEIVRQWDCGWVATTSDETHQLLQRLAASHDEVLRAGDNARKAYLENFTREKAVTRYVEMLKDVLQKGERTRKECC; from the coding sequence ATGCATGCCACTCAACAAGCCCACGGCAAGCGACTTCTAGTTATCAACCAGTATTTTGCTCCCGATACTGCAGCATCAGGTCAGGTACTAGCCTCATTGTGTGAAGGACTCGCCCACAGAGGATTTGAGATTATCGTGGTTTGTGGGTTTCCCAGCTATACAGATGATGCTCCAGAAGCACCCCCAGTTGAGGGTAGACAAGAGATCACGGTTTACCGTGTGGGGACGGGCGGTGTTAAGGGACGCTCCAGTATAAGGAAACGCATACAGGGGTACCTAGGGTTTATGCTCTCAGCATGGAAAAAGATTCAGGTGTTAAGTTTAAGAGAACATTTTGACGCTGTGGTAACCCTCACGAATCCACCATCTGTTGGGCTACTTGGGGTGCTTGCACAACACAAGTTGCATTGTCCGTTTGTCTATGTTGTTCATGATCTGCATCCGGACATCTTAGTAAAGTGTGGAAGGCTGCGATCTGGTTTGGTCGTCCGTCTATGGGACAGGATGAATTCGCTTATCTTTACTAATGCTACTGCAATTGTAGTGCTGGGGGACCGGATGCGAGAATACCTTCAAGTGGAAAAGTGTGTATCCAATGAAAAGATAAGGGTCATCCACAACTGGTCAACACAAGATATCAGTCCTCGTCCAAGACTTAATTCTTTCCGCACAATCCACGGTCTGGGAGACCGTTTTGTGGTACTATACACTGGCAACATGGGCATTTCTCATAATCTGGAGTATCTGTTAGAAGCAGCTGCAAAAACTCAAGGAGATACACAATTCCTTTTTGTTGGCAGTGGCGAAAAAAAGGCTAGTCTTCAGGCTACGGCGAAGAAACTGGGCTTATCCAATGTAATCTTCTTGCCATATCAACCCGAAAACGTGCTTAACGATATGCTGGCAGCAGCTGACATTTGTGTAGTGGCTTTAGAACCTGAGCTGACCGGCCTTGCGGTTCCTTCAAAGACATATCCCATTTTGGCCGCCGGTAAGCCAATTCTAGCAATCGGCTCATCTAATAATGAAGTAGCCGAGATCGTGCGTCAGTGGGATTGCGGATGGGTAGCCACGACATCTGACGAGACACACCAATTGCTTCAGCGCCTAGCAGCATCTCATGATGAAGTATTAAGGGCCGGAGACAACGCTCGGAAAGCTTACCTGGAGAACTTTACTCGAGAGAAAGCTGTGACCCGCTATGTAGAAATGTTGAAGGACGTTCTCCAGAAGGGGGAAAGAACAAGGAAGGAATGCTGCTGA
- a CDS encoding GntR family transcriptional regulator: protein MPRRGENVQAGREVLRNSIFCQLRDDILKGRLAPGEGLVEVKLAAQYGVSRTPIREALRQLELEGLVRYLPNRGVVVEGITIQDVEDIFVIREHLESLEASWAARRITEEELKKLQEVVELQEFYVAKDDVEQITVLDTEFHRILLEASKSKALRYALGSMLDYVEQARLRSLSVPGRIHYSVKEHLGIFEALKVHDSDLAARRIAQHMANARANLLRFVEGKKEGAAAPCGGSVQ, encoded by the coding sequence GTGCCGCGACGTGGCGAGAATGTGCAGGCGGGAAGAGAGGTGTTGCGCAACAGCATTTTTTGCCAGCTGCGGGATGACATCCTGAAAGGACGCTTGGCTCCCGGTGAAGGCCTGGTGGAGGTAAAGCTGGCGGCGCAGTACGGCGTCAGCCGTACCCCCATCCGGGAGGCCTTGCGCCAGCTGGAGCTGGAAGGCCTGGTGCGCTACCTGCCGAATCGTGGAGTGGTGGTGGAAGGAATTACCATCCAGGACGTAGAGGATATCTTTGTTATCCGGGAGCACCTGGAGAGCTTGGAGGCGAGCTGGGCGGCGCGACGTATTACGGAAGAGGAACTGAAGAAGCTGCAGGAAGTGGTGGAGCTACAGGAGTTTTATGTGGCGAAAGACGATGTGGAGCAGATTACCGTGCTGGACACGGAGTTTCACCGCATCCTCCTGGAGGCGTCCAAGAGCAAGGCCCTGCGCTACGCCTTGGGCAGCATGCTGGACTATGTGGAGCAGGCGCGCCTGCGCTCCCTTAGCGTGCCCGGGCGCATCCATTACTCGGTTAAGGAGCACCTGGGCATTTTCGAGGCGCTGAAGGTGCACGACAGCGACCTGGCGGCGCGGCGCATTGCCCAGCACATGGCCAACGCCCGCGCGAACCTGCTGCGCTTTGTTGAGGGAAAGAAAGAGGGGGCTGCCGCCCCGTGCGGGGGGAGCGTCCAGTAG
- a CDS encoding DEAD/DEAH box helicase, whose protein sequence is MTTFDQLGLSPAVLEAVSNMGFEETTPIQAETIPLSLAGRDVIGQAQTGTGKTAAYGIPLVEQVDPQQGQIQALVVTPTRELAMQVAEELNRVGQFKHVRALPIYGGQDINRQIRALAKGQHIVVGTPGRLLDHLRRRTVRLAHIKAVVLDEADEMLNMGFIDDIKAILREVPAEHQTMLFSATMPEPIRSLAEQFMHDPELIAIRPKELTVPAIEQHYLEVPERQKFDVLCRLLDLEAPDLAIVFGRTKRRVSELAEALAKRGYATEGIHGDLTQAQRDNVMRQFRERTIEVLVATDVAARGLDVSGVTHVFNFDVPQDPEGYVHRIGRTGRAGKAGAAITFVTPREMNQLRQIEQLIKRKIPRRPVPTLTETIEGQKRLTVEKLLETVESADVERYKAVAENLLEETDSVLLLAAALKLLTREPTTTPIELSVEAPPRRRVRPRGGSRHGQVRGKTAPHKRSHGDTRHRP, encoded by the coding sequence CTGACTACCTTTGACCAATTGGGATTGAGCCCAGCCGTGCTTGAGGCCGTAAGCAACATGGGCTTTGAAGAAACCACGCCGATTCAGGCGGAAACCATTCCTTTGTCCCTGGCCGGTCGGGACGTTATCGGCCAAGCGCAGACCGGCACCGGCAAAACAGCGGCCTATGGGATTCCCCTGGTGGAACAGGTGGATCCGCAGCAGGGCCAAATTCAAGCCCTGGTGGTCACACCTACCCGGGAGCTGGCCATGCAGGTCGCCGAGGAGCTCAACCGGGTCGGGCAGTTCAAGCACGTGCGGGCGCTGCCGATTTACGGCGGCCAGGACATCAACCGTCAGATCCGGGCGCTGGCCAAAGGACAGCACATCGTGGTCGGCACCCCGGGACGCCTGCTGGACCACCTGCGGCGCCGGACGGTCCGCCTGGCCCACATTAAGGCCGTTGTTCTGGATGAAGCCGACGAAATGCTGAACATGGGTTTCATTGATGACATCAAGGCCATCCTGCGCGAGGTTCCGGCCGAGCATCAAACCATGCTCTTTTCCGCCACCATGCCCGAGCCGATTCGGAGCCTGGCCGAACAGTTCATGCACGACCCAGAGCTGATCGCCATTCGCCCGAAGGAACTAACCGTGCCGGCCATCGAGCAGCACTACCTGGAGGTGCCGGAACGGCAGAAGTTCGACGTGCTCTGCCGCCTGCTCGATCTCGAGGCCCCGGACCTGGCCATCGTCTTTGGACGGACCAAGCGCCGGGTAAGCGAACTGGCCGAGGCCCTGGCTAAACGCGGCTATGCCACCGAAGGCATCCACGGTGATCTAACCCAGGCCCAGCGGGACAATGTAATGCGGCAGTTTCGCGAGCGAACCATTGAAGTCCTGGTGGCGACCGATGTGGCCGCCCGCGGGCTGGACGTAAGCGGCGTCACCCATGTCTTCAACTTCGACGTCCCGCAGGACCCGGAAGGTTACGTTCACCGCATCGGCCGCACCGGGCGGGCCGGAAAAGCGGGCGCGGCCATCACCTTCGTCACCCCGCGGGAAATGAACCAGCTGCGGCAGATCGAGCAGCTGATCAAACGCAAAATACCGCGCCGCCCCGTGCCCACGCTCACCGAGACCATCGAGGGTCAGAAGCGCCTCACGGTGGAAAAACTCCTCGAAACCGTAGAGTCCGCCGACGTGGAGCGCTATAAGGCGGTGGCGGAAAACCTGCTCGAGGAAACCGATTCTGTGCTGCTCCTGGCCGCAGCGCTCAAGCTCCTCACCCGCGAGCCGACCACCACGCCGATCGAACTCAGCGTCGAAGCGCCGCCCCGCCGGCGGGTACGCCCCCGGGGCGGCAGCCGGCACGGGCAGGTGCGAGGTAAGACCGCACCGCACAAACGGAGTCACGGCGACACCCGGCACCGTCCTTAG
- a CDS encoding sugar transferase: MRRSWGGQLLLYILDVFLMNLGFYVAFRVRFGAAIPVENLAPYLRLVPYLSLILLILFWLFGLYEGSWKRPLETLYSVGLSVVILNVLAMALTYFLRGFAFPRTVFFIAGFLQVVLLGVWRLIWQTVIDRAETTKTVAVIGANGDGLRVAEKLGSLTGRHYNVRAVHDAGGSEFPAQAVAEADIICINSSIPREERERLIATCLEWNKEVFLLPELYEILLHNANVERIDDLTVFRVEGLGLTRGQQLMKRLLDLGLAAVALVFALPLFPVLMVAVRFSSPGPIFYLQKRSGQNGKPFKLWKFRTMVQDAEKLTGPVLASENDPRITKVGRFLRASRLDELPQIFNVIKGDMSFVGPRPERPFFVEQFCETIPEYKFRLKVKPGITGLAQVQGKYDTDPADKLRYDLYYIRNYSPLLDLQIIFQTLRVVLTPEAARGTRGTIHVLQNNRGTMKA, from the coding sequence ATGCGCCGATCATGGGGTGGCCAACTCTTACTGTATATACTTGACGTTTTCTTAATGAATCTTGGCTTTTACGTTGCCTTTAGGGTACGATTTGGCGCTGCCATTCCAGTAGAAAACTTAGCGCCATACTTAAGACTTGTACCGTACCTCAGCCTTATTCTTCTCATCCTTTTTTGGTTGTTCGGGCTTTATGAGGGTAGTTGGAAACGGCCACTGGAGACTCTCTATAGTGTGGGTCTCTCGGTCGTTATCTTGAATGTGCTGGCCATGGCCTTGACGTACTTCCTCCGTGGTTTTGCCTTTCCGCGTACGGTGTTCTTCATTGCCGGTTTTCTACAGGTAGTGCTTCTTGGGGTGTGGCGGCTTATCTGGCAGACGGTAATAGACCGGGCAGAGACGACGAAGACAGTGGCTGTGATAGGGGCGAATGGGGATGGCTTAAGGGTGGCGGAGAAGCTGGGCTCACTGACGGGCCGTCACTATAATGTACGCGCTGTCCACGATGCAGGCGGGAGCGAGTTTCCAGCGCAAGCTGTGGCAGAGGCAGACATCATCTGTATCAACTCGTCTATTCCGCGTGAGGAAAGGGAACGCCTGATCGCCACCTGTCTAGAGTGGAACAAAGAGGTATTCTTGTTGCCGGAGCTGTATGAGATTCTCCTACATAACGCGAATGTGGAGCGGATTGACGACCTCACGGTTTTTCGAGTGGAAGGACTGGGACTTACACGCGGTCAGCAGCTGATGAAGCGCCTTCTGGACTTGGGCCTGGCTGCTGTGGCTTTGGTTTTCGCCTTGCCGCTTTTTCCAGTACTCATGGTAGCGGTACGGTTTTCTTCACCCGGCCCGATATTCTATTTACAGAAGCGCAGCGGGCAAAATGGGAAACCCTTCAAGCTGTGGAAATTCCGAACCATGGTACAGGACGCGGAGAAGCTCACCGGGCCGGTCCTGGCCAGCGAAAACGACCCGCGGATCACCAAAGTAGGGAGATTCCTCCGCGCGTCGCGGCTGGATGAGCTCCCGCAGATCTTCAACGTTATCAAGGGAGATATGAGCTTTGTGGGTCCCCGGCCGGAACGGCCGTTCTTTGTGGAGCAGTTCTGCGAGACGATACCGGAGTATAAGTTCAGGCTTAAGGTAAAGCCGGGGATCACAGGCTTGGCGCAGGTACAGGGGAAGTACGATACCGACCCAGCGGACAAGCTCCGGTACGACCTGTACTACATACGGAACTACTCGCCGCTTCTGGATCTGCAGATTATCTTTCAAACCCTGCGCGTGGTACTTACCCCTGAGGCGGCACGTGGTACGCGGGGGACGATTCACGTACTCCAAAACAACAGGGGGACAATGAAGGCGTAG